From the Montipora capricornis isolate CH-2021 chromosome 2, ASM3666992v2, whole genome shotgun sequence genome, one window contains:
- the LOC138023404 gene encoding mini-chromosome maintenance complex-binding protein-like, with protein sequence MPCIEDWLTNPLSVAEGIFCETGKPDHERVREFFSNRLQENDALHRVPSLNDRPCHLLKSNSLVRFRCMVQDMFDPEFFLAVFETINKADNTSSLRCGMYQDVITCPENFQLMLESTRNVTKERHTFYCVPIPGETEWAKRKFAGKNVPPQSHGTTVERSSGIKRGLDEEMDQDDQNGIDSDPSTMETKRARPGETASGSEAPTDSQGPDLNFPLANEHGPACLVHLYDQESSFKVNDMVEFIGILSADPGVAVISDHRSGPNSSNSMDPCPGDLVTPEEEAAHHPPPSLVPRLHCLTYRRLTHSNPCIPDDIKGESSSQLMGQFAGIRGELLSLLTQVAYGDVLTAEYILLHLVSSVYNWSGIMPVGKFALNISGCPTSQSFPQELHKVVEQLVPKCHYLSMTLKNMNTLSFVPRKDYTANRLKSGILQLSESTNLMVDETALEAGQLDANGVKNVTALGNVISWQKLEYDFNFYKAEFTTNLLVLVLSEGKSLLPSDCHVVLRPQNPVQPAQIALRSVHLDTLERMQAFLGMARVAAYSLSSEMQEVLQNDFVKSRQQDHSNMTVEDFHLLLLMSRLMALSCGQSTLTPEMWKRVKEMEAERRARLASNSGN encoded by the exons ATGCCTTGTATTGAAGATTGGCTCACAAACCCGTTGAGTGTAGCCGAGGGAATCTTCTGCGAAACTGGCAAACCGGACCATGAACGGGTTCGCGAATTCTTCTCGAACCGATTGCAAGAAAACGATGCTCTTCATCGCGTTCCTTCGCTAAACGACAGGCCTTGCCACTTGCTGAAATCCAATAGCCTTGTGCGATTTCGATGCATGGTTCAAGACATGTTTGATCCTGAATTCTTCCTGGCTGTTTTTGAAACCATCAACAAGGCCGACAATACGTCGAGCTTGCGATGTGGAATGTATCAAGACGTCATTACCTGCCCTGAGAATTTCCAGCTGATGCTTGAGTCAACGAGAAATGTGACCAAAGAAAGGCATACATTTTACTGTGTTCCGATACCTGGCGAAACAGAATGGGCAAAACGAAAGTTTGCAGGGAAGAATGTTCCACCACAGAGCCATGGAACGACTGTGGAGAGAAGCTCGGGTATTAAGAGAGGGCTTGATGAAGAAATGGATCAGGATGATCAAAATG GCATTGACAGTGATCCCTCAACTATGGAAACTAAGAGGGCCAGACCTGGTGAAACAGCTAGTGGCAGTGAGGCCCCAACTGATTCACAGGGTCCTGATCTGAATTTCCCCCTAGCCAATGAACATGGTCCAGCATGCTTAGTTCACTTGTACGATCAAGAGAGCTCATTCAAAGTTAATGACATGGTTGAGTTCATTGGAATACTCTCCGCTGATCCCGGTGTTGCTGTAATTTCTGACCATCGCAGTGGCCCAAACAGCTCTAATTCAATGGACCCATGTCCAGGTGACTTGGTCACTCCTGAGGAAGAAGCTGCTCACCATCCCCCACCTTCACTTGTACCACGTCTCCACTGCTTAACATACCGTCGTTTGACACACTCCAACCCATGCATCCCTGATGATATCAAGGGTGAGTCCTCTTCGCAACTTATGGGACAATTTGCTGGCATCAGAGGAGAATTGTTATCCTTGTTGACTCAAGTAGCTTATGGAGATGTCCTGACTGCAGAGTACATACTTCTTCACTTGGTTTCATCAGTCTACAACTGGTCTGGAATCATGCCTGTTGGAAAGTTTGCACTCAATATCAGTGGCTGTCCAACATCTCAGTCATTTCCACAAGAATTACACAAAGTTGTTGAGCAGCTTGTTCCCAAGTGTCATTATTTATCCATGACACTTAAAAACATGAATACTCTGAGTTTTGTGCCACGGAAGGATTACACAGCAAATCGTCTGAAGAGTGGTATCTTGCAGTTATCAGAAAGCACAAACTTGATGGTGGACGAGACGGCTTTAGAAGCAGGCCAACTTGACGCAAATGGTGTGAAAAATGTGACAGCTCTTGGGAATGTCATCTCATGGCAGAAACTCGAGTATGACTTTAATTTTTACAAAGCTGAGTTTACCACCAACCTTCTAGTGTTAGTTCTCTCTGAAGGCAAGTCTCTTCTTCCATCTGATTGCCATGTGGTCCTCAGACCACAAAACCCAGTGCAACCAGCACAGATTGCCCTCAGAAGTGTCCATTTGGATACCCTGGAGCGCATGCAAGCCTTCTTGGGTATGGCACGAGTGGCTGCGTACTCACTGTCTTCAGAAATGCAAGAGGTCCTACAAAATGATTTTGTGAAGAGCAGACAGCAAGATCACAGCAACATGACTGTAGAGGATTTTCATCTCTTACTGCTGATGTCTCGACTGATGGCTCTAAGTTGTGGGCAAAGTACTTTGACACCAGAAATGTGGAAACGTGTTAAGGAGATGGAGGCAGAAAGAAGAGCAAGACTAGCGTCTAATTCTGGAAACTAA